The following proteins come from a genomic window of Oricola thermophila:
- a CDS encoding LysR family transcriptional regulator, producing MINLANRLQLKDFRLIQAIADTGQLALAAERLAMTQPAASRMLASMERLVGTPLFVRHPKGMTPTAVGEILARNANSLLRGVDQALFEADAAMTGRAGTVRVGSVTGGAVAFVVPAIRQLKRTAPGADIHVDVAPSDELIAGLLRGDYDFVLSRIPPGTDARQFSVRRGRVEVIHFLVRRGHPLSARDALRPSDLAGWEWVIQAPHTPMRQAVEEAFIAYGLPLPEEIVNTTSLLVMIAYLTSTDAIAPITREVADLVAPGDSDGRFVALGPDEPIIINPYHLVSLKGQPMSPLAMRFRDLVFEGLSTTRNIAPGN from the coding sequence ATGATCAATCTCGCCAACCGTCTCCAGTTGAAGGACTTCCGGCTGATCCAGGCGATCGCCGACACCGGCCAGCTTGCACTGGCCGCGGAGCGGTTGGCCATGACCCAGCCCGCCGCCTCGCGCATGCTCGCGTCGATGGAACGGCTGGTCGGCACGCCTCTCTTCGTCCGGCATCCCAAGGGAATGACGCCGACGGCCGTCGGCGAGATCCTGGCGCGAAACGCGAATAGCCTCTTGCGGGGGGTGGACCAGGCATTGTTCGAGGCCGATGCGGCCATGACGGGGCGCGCCGGCACGGTCCGGGTCGGGTCGGTGACCGGCGGCGCCGTCGCCTTCGTCGTGCCGGCGATACGCCAGCTGAAGCGCACCGCCCCCGGCGCGGACATCCATGTCGATGTCGCGCCGAGCGATGAGCTGATCGCCGGCCTGCTGCGCGGCGACTACGATTTCGTGCTTTCGCGCATTCCGCCAGGCACCGACGCGCGACAGTTCTCGGTGCGACGCGGACGCGTCGAGGTCATCCACTTCCTGGTGCGGCGCGGCCATCCGCTCTCAGCCAGGGACGCGCTGAGGCCTAGCGATCTCGCCGGCTGGGAATGGGTAATCCAGGCACCGCACACGCCAATGCGCCAGGCTGTCGAGGAAGCCTTCATAGCCTACGGGCTGCCGCTTCCGGAGGAAATCGTCAACACGACCTCCCTGCTGGTGATGATCGCCTATCTGACCTCGACGGACGCCATCGCGCCGATCACCCGGGAGGTGGCGGATCTCGTGGCGCCCGGCGATTCCGATGGCCGTTTCGTGGCCCTGGGTCCCGATGAGCCGATCATCATCAATCCCTATCATCTCGTTTCCCTGAAGGGGCAGCCCATGAGCCCCCTGGCAATGCGGTTCCGGGATCTGGTCTTCGAGGGACTTTCCACGACACGCAACATAGCCCCGGGAAACTGA
- the chvE gene encoding multiple monosaccharide ABC transporter substrate-binding protein: MRKLVSLLAAFALGAGMLATPAFAQEKGTVGIAMPTKSSARWISDGNSMVEQFQAAGYGTDLQYAEDDIPNQLAQIENMITKGVDVLVIAAIDGTTLSNALENAAAAGIKIIAYDRLIRDSGDVDYYATFDNFKVGVQQASSLVQGLEARFGDVSPWNVELFGGSPDDNNAYFFYDGAMSVLQPLIDDGRIAIVSGQMGMDTVGTLRWDGAVAQARMDNLLSAHYTDKQVHGVLSPYDGLSIGILSSLKGVGYGSGDLEMPIVTGQDAEIPSVKSILAGEQYSTVFKDTRELARVTVGMVDALLQGGEPEINDTETYDNGVKVVPSYLLEPVSVDASNWEEVLIGSGYYTMDQIK; the protein is encoded by the coding sequence ATGAGGAAACTGGTTTCTCTGCTGGCCGCCTTCGCGCTCGGCGCCGGCATGCTGGCCACCCCCGCGTTCGCGCAGGAAAAGGGCACGGTGGGCATCGCCATGCCGACGAAATCGTCGGCCCGGTGGATCTCGGACGGCAACTCGATGGTCGAGCAGTTCCAAGCCGCCGGCTACGGCACCGATCTGCAATATGCCGAGGACGATATCCCGAACCAGCTGGCGCAGATCGAGAACATGATCACCAAGGGCGTCGACGTACTCGTGATCGCCGCGATCGACGGCACCACGCTGTCCAACGCGCTTGAAAACGCCGCGGCGGCCGGCATCAAGATCATCGCGTATGACCGCCTGATCCGCGACAGCGGCGATGTCGACTACTACGCGACCTTCGACAATTTCAAGGTTGGCGTGCAGCAGGCCAGCTCGCTCGTTCAGGGGCTCGAGGCACGCTTCGGCGACGTGTCACCCTGGAATGTCGAACTTTTCGGCGGCTCGCCGGACGACAACAATGCCTACTTCTTCTATGATGGCGCGATGAGCGTGCTCCAGCCGCTGATCGACGACGGCAGGATCGCCATCGTTTCCGGCCAGATGGGCATGGACACGGTGGGTACCCTGCGCTGGGACGGCGCCGTTGCGCAGGCCCGCATGGACAACCTCCTGTCGGCCCACTACACCGACAAGCAGGTGCACGGCGTCCTGTCTCCATATGACGGCCTGTCCATCGGCATCCTGTCTTCGCTCAAGGGCGTCGGCTACGGGTCCGGCGACCTGGAAATGCCGATCGTGACCGGCCAGGACGCCGAAATTCCGTCGGTCAAGTCGATCCTCGCCGGCGAACAGTATTCGACCGTCTTCAAGGACACCCGCGAACTGGCGCGCGTGACCGTGGGCATGGTCGATGCCCTGCTTCAGGGCGGAGAGCCGGAAATCAACGATACCGAGACCTATGACAACGGCGTGAAGGTCGTTCCTTCCTATCTGCTGGAACCGGTGTCGGTCGACGCTTCCAACTGGGAGGAAGTCCTGATCGGAAGCGGTTACTACACCATGGACCAGATCAAGTAA
- the mmsA gene encoding multiple monosaccharide ABC transporter ATP-binding protein, with the protein MTNLLEMREITKEFPGVRALDGVSLSVRTGEIHAVCGENGAGKSTLMKVLSGVYPAGSFDGEIVFEGEPVAFRDIRDSESRGIIIIHQELALVPQLSIAENIFLGNECARGGVIDWRETNNRTEALLAKVGLREAPTTKVDSLGVGKQQLVEIAKALSKDVKLLILDEPTAALQENDSRKLLDLMLELKSQGVTCIVISHKLGEVRYVADTVTVIRDGMTVSTLDASKGLSEDRIVRDMVGREMTQRFPEHARRPGDVLLEVENWNVWHPEHADRQVIRNASFNVRRGEVVGIAGLMGSGRTELAMSIFGRSYGRNITGSVRLAGRPVDVSSVDRAIGSGISYVTEDRKSLGLVLDESIRFNTTLAHLESVSSTGILNHNEETRVAEKFRDALAIRTPSVFQRTVNLSGGNQQKVVLAKWLNTTPEVLILDEPTRGIDVGAKYEIYTIINELAAEGKGVVMISSEMPELIGMCDRIYVMNEGALVGELAAAEASPERIMSLIVNE; encoded by the coding sequence ATGACCAACCTTCTTGAAATGCGAGAGATCACCAAGGAGTTTCCCGGTGTCCGGGCACTCGACGGGGTGAGCCTTTCCGTGCGCACGGGCGAGATTCACGCAGTCTGCGGCGAGAACGGTGCCGGCAAATCCACCCTGATGAAGGTCCTGTCAGGCGTCTATCCGGCAGGCAGCTTCGACGGCGAGATCGTCTTCGAGGGCGAACCCGTCGCGTTCCGCGATATCCGCGACAGCGAGAGCCGCGGCATCATCATCATCCACCAGGAACTGGCGCTTGTGCCCCAGCTCTCCATCGCGGAGAACATCTTCCTGGGCAACGAATGCGCCCGCGGCGGCGTGATCGACTGGCGCGAGACCAACAACAGGACCGAAGCCCTGCTGGCCAAGGTCGGCCTCAGGGAGGCGCCGACGACAAAGGTCGATAGCCTGGGCGTCGGCAAGCAGCAACTGGTCGAGATCGCCAAGGCCCTGTCCAAGGACGTCAAGCTGCTCATTCTCGACGAGCCGACCGCAGCCCTGCAGGAAAACGACAGCCGCAAGCTGCTCGATCTGATGCTGGAATTGAAGTCACAGGGCGTCACTTGCATCGTCATATCGCACAAGCTCGGCGAGGTTCGCTACGTCGCCGATACCGTGACCGTGATCCGCGACGGCATGACGGTTTCCACCCTAGATGCCTCGAAGGGCCTGAGCGAGGACCGGATCGTGCGCGACATGGTCGGCCGTGAAATGACGCAGCGGTTTCCGGAACACGCGCGGCGGCCCGGAGACGTGCTGCTCGAGGTCGAAAACTGGAACGTCTGGCATCCCGAACATGCCGACCGGCAGGTCATCAGGAACGCCTCCTTCAACGTGCGGCGCGGCGAGGTTGTCGGAATCGCCGGACTTATGGGAAGCGGCCGGACCGAACTCGCCATGTCGATCTTCGGGCGCAGCTACGGCCGCAACATCACGGGCAGCGTCCGCCTGGCAGGCCGTCCTGTCGATGTCAGCAGCGTGGACCGGGCAATCGGTTCCGGCATTTCCTATGTCACCGAGGATCGCAAGTCGCTGGGCCTCGTGCTCGATGAATCCATTCGTTTCAATACCACGCTTGCCCATCTCGAGTCGGTTTCCTCCACCGGGATACTGAATCACAACGAGGAAACCCGGGTCGCCGAGAAGTTCCGCGACGCGCTGGCAATTCGCACGCCCTCCGTCTTCCAGAGAACGGTCAATCTCTCGGGCGGCAACCAGCAGAAGGTCGTTCTGGCGAAGTGGCTGAACACCACGCCCGAGGTGCTCATCCTCGACGAGCCGACCCGCGGCATCGACGTCGGCGCGAAATACGAAATCTACACGATCATCAACGAGCTGGCTGCCGAGGGAAAAGGCGTCGTCATGATCTCGTCGGAAATGCCCGAGCTCATCGGCATGTGCGACAGGATCTACGTGATGAACGAAGGCGCGCTCGTCGGCGAACTCGCCGCCGCGGAAGCCAGCCCCGAGCGGATCATGTCGCTCATCGTCAACGAGTAG
- the mmsB gene encoding multiple monosaccharide ABC transporter permease, translating into MAQSDTIAENVKDGGKGVRDYLSSHLREYGLLFALIAIMVFFQLVTDGTLLRAVNITNLLLQNSYIVIMALGMLIVIVSGNIDLSVGSVMGFIGALAAVMIVNYDQSVLATIAVCLLTGAVIGAAQGYWIAYWRIPSFIVTLAGMLVFRGLSLWLLEGQSVGPFPREFQVIANGFVPDLFPAGLGTGLADLFGVRQVNVLALLAGVAAACALVWIGLLQRARNRAYGIVDEPRSFFVARNAIVAAAIVFITYKLSTFRGLPNVLITMGILTVIYAFLTQNTVIGRRVYALGGNAKAAKLSGIKTERLTFLAFVNMGLLAAAAGLVFAARLNTATPKAGFALELDVIAAVFIGGASMSGGVGTIVGAVVGAFLMGVLNNGMSIMGIGIDYQQMIKGLVLLAAVVFDVYNKQKQG; encoded by the coding sequence ATAGCGCAAAGCGACACTATCGCCGAAAACGTCAAGGACGGGGGTAAGGGCGTCCGGGACTACCTGTCCTCGCATCTGCGCGAATACGGCCTGCTTTTCGCGCTGATCGCGATCATGGTGTTCTTCCAGCTGGTGACGGACGGCACGCTGCTGCGCGCGGTCAACATCACCAACCTGCTGCTCCAGAACAGCTATATCGTGATCATGGCGCTCGGCATGCTGATCGTTATCGTGTCCGGCAATATCGACCTGTCGGTCGGCTCGGTGATGGGGTTCATTGGCGCGCTGGCCGCCGTGATGATCGTCAATTACGACCAGTCGGTGCTCGCGACGATCGCGGTGTGCCTGCTGACCGGGGCGGTGATCGGCGCGGCGCAGGGATACTGGATCGCCTACTGGCGGATCCCGTCCTTCATCGTCACCCTGGCCGGGATGCTGGTCTTCCGCGGCCTGTCGCTCTGGCTGCTCGAAGGGCAGTCGGTCGGCCCGTTCCCGCGCGAGTTCCAGGTCATCGCCAACGGATTTGTGCCGGATCTCTTCCCCGCCGGGCTCGGAACGGGTCTCGCCGACCTGTTCGGCGTGCGGCAGGTCAACGTGCTGGCCCTGCTGGCGGGCGTTGCCGCCGCGTGTGCGCTGGTCTGGATCGGCCTGCTCCAGCGCGCCCGCAACCGCGCCTACGGCATCGTCGACGAGCCGCGCAGCTTCTTTGTCGCACGCAACGCCATCGTGGCGGCGGCGATCGTCTTCATCACCTACAAGCTCTCGACCTTCCGCGGCCTACCCAATGTTCTGATCACCATGGGCATACTGACCGTCATCTACGCCTTCCTGACGCAGAACACGGTGATCGGGCGGCGGGTCTACGCGCTGGGCGGCAACGCCAAGGCCGCGAAACTGTCGGGCATCAAGACGGAGCGGCTGACCTTCCTGGCCTTCGTCAACATGGGACTGCTCGCCGCCGCCGCGGGGCTCGTCTTCGCGGCGCGGCTCAATACCGCCACGCCCAAGGCCGGCTTCGCGCTCGAACTCGACGTGATCGCGGCAGTCTTCATCGGCGGCGCCTCGATGTCCGGCGGCGTCGGCACGATCGTCGGCGCCGTGGTCGGCGCCTTCCTGATGGGCGTGCTCAACAACGGCATGTCCATCATGGGCATCGGCATCGACTACCAGCAGATGATCAAGGGCCTCGTGCTGCTCGCCGCGGTGGTTTTCGATGTCTACAACAAGCAGAAGCAGGGCTGA
- the araD gene encoding L-arabinonate dehydratase has product MSFKPAAWPRKLRSQEWFGGTGRDQIYHRGWMKNQGFPHDVFDGRPVIGILNTWSELTPCNAHLHDLAERVKHGVYEAGGFPVEVPVFSAAESSFRPTAMMFRNLAAMAVEEAMRGQPIDGAVLLVGCDKTTPSLLMGAASTDLPSIVVTGGPMLNGYFRGERVGSGTHLWKFSEAVKAGEMTAEDFLEAEASMSRSPGSCNTMGTASTMASMAEALGMALSGNAAIPAVDSRRRVMAQLSGRRIVQMVKDDLKPSDVMTKAAFENAIRTNGAIGGSTNAVIHLLAIAGRVGVDLTLDDWDRCGRDVATIVNLMPSGEYLMEEFFYAGGLPVVLRHLGESGLLHRDALTVSGMSIWDEVKDAVNHNPDVIRPVDKALTRQGGIAVLKGNLAPGGAVIKPSAASPHLLKHRGRAVVFEDIDDYKARINDEGLDVDETCVLVLKNCGPKGYPGMAEVGNMGLPPKILKKGITDMVRISDARMSGTAYGTVILHTSPEAAVGGPLAVVRDGDMIELDVEARRLHIDLPEAELKERMAQWTPPTEQPESGYAWLHQAHVQGADTGADLDFLRGCRGAPVGRDSH; this is encoded by the coding sequence ATGAGTTTCAAGCCGGCCGCATGGCCCCGCAAATTGCGCTCGCAGGAATGGTTCGGCGGTACCGGTCGCGACCAGATCTATCACCGGGGCTGGATGAAGAACCAGGGATTCCCGCACGACGTCTTCGACGGACGGCCCGTGATCGGCATCCTCAACACGTGGTCGGAACTCACGCCCTGCAATGCGCATCTGCACGATCTTGCCGAGCGCGTGAAGCACGGCGTCTACGAGGCCGGCGGGTTCCCCGTCGAGGTTCCGGTCTTCTCGGCGGCCGAAAGCTCGTTCCGGCCGACGGCCATGATGTTCCGCAATCTCGCGGCCATGGCCGTCGAGGAGGCGATGCGTGGTCAACCGATCGATGGCGCGGTGCTGCTGGTCGGCTGCGACAAGACCACGCCGAGCCTGCTGATGGGGGCGGCGTCCACCGACCTGCCTTCCATCGTGGTGACCGGCGGTCCCATGCTGAACGGCTATTTTCGCGGCGAGCGCGTCGGGTCGGGTACGCATTTGTGGAAGTTTTCGGAGGCCGTGAAGGCCGGCGAGATGACCGCGGAGGATTTCCTGGAGGCCGAGGCCTCGATGTCGCGGTCGCCCGGCTCGTGCAACACGATGGGCACCGCGTCCACGATGGCCTCGATGGCCGAGGCCCTCGGCATGGCGCTGTCGGGCAACGCCGCCATACCGGCCGTCGACAGCCGGCGCCGGGTGATGGCGCAGCTTTCGGGCCGACGCATCGTCCAGATGGTCAAGGACGACCTGAAACCTTCCGACGTGATGACCAAAGCGGCGTTCGAGAATGCCATCCGCACGAACGGCGCAATCGGCGGGTCGACCAATGCCGTCATCCATCTCCTCGCGATCGCGGGCCGGGTCGGCGTCGACCTGACGCTGGACGACTGGGACCGGTGCGGCCGCGACGTGGCGACGATCGTCAACCTGATGCCCTCGGGCGAATACCTGATGGAGGAGTTCTTCTATGCGGGCGGCTTGCCGGTCGTGCTCCGGCATCTCGGCGAATCCGGCCTCTTGCATCGCGATGCGCTGACGGTTTCCGGCATGTCCATCTGGGACGAGGTCAAGGATGCGGTGAACCACAATCCGGACGTGATCCGTCCCGTGGACAAGGCGCTGACCAGGCAGGGCGGCATCGCGGTGCTCAAGGGCAACCTGGCGCCCGGCGGCGCGGTGATCAAGCCGTCCGCGGCATCGCCGCACCTGCTCAAGCACCGCGGTCGTGCGGTGGTGTTCGAGGACATCGACGACTACAAGGCGCGCATCAACGACGAGGGGCTCGATGTCGACGAGACCTGCGTGCTCGTGTTGAAGAATTGCGGGCCGAAGGGCTATCCCGGCATGGCGGAGGTCGGCAACATGGGGTTGCCGCCGAAGATCCTGAAGAAGGGCATCACCGACATGGTGCGCATTTCGGACGCCCGCATGTCCGGAACGGCCTACGGCACGGTCATTCTGCACACGTCGCCCGAGGCTGCGGTCGGTGGACCGCTCGCGGTCGTGCGCGACGGCGACATGATCGAACTCGACGTCGAGGCACGTCGGCTCCACATCGATCTTCCGGAGGCGGAGTTGAAGGAACGCATGGCGCAATGGACGCCGCCGACGGAACAGCCCGAATCGGGCTACGCTTGGCTGCATCAGGCCCATGTGCAGGGAGCCGATACCGGCGCTGACCTCGATTTTCTCAGGGGGTGCCGCGGAGCGCCCGTCGGACGGGATTCGCACTGA
- a CDS encoding Gfo/Idh/MocA family protein gives MSMKVALVGIGKIARDQHVPAINGSKDWELAATVSRHGSVDGVEAFADLDTLLAERPDIEVVSLCLPPVPRFDYAVAALRAGRHVMLEKPPGATVAECHALEAMAREAGVSVYATWHSREAAQVNQARDWLKDKRLKSLKVTWKEDVRRWHPGQEWIWKAGGLGVFDPGINALSIVTEILPDAIRLTAASLEFPENRETPIAASLVFAHPHGADISAVFDWRQEGDQTWMIEAETDDGVLRLTEGGARLSINGETAAEQDADGNPLLGEYPRLYAKMAKLVRDGGIDMDLAPMTLVADAFLLGRRVTVEPFEE, from the coding sequence ATGAGCATGAAGGTCGCCCTCGTCGGCATCGGCAAGATCGCGCGCGATCAGCACGTGCCGGCGATCAACGGATCGAAGGACTGGGAACTCGCCGCGACGGTCTCCCGCCACGGCAGCGTGGACGGGGTGGAGGCATTCGCCGACCTGGACACGCTGCTTGCGGAACGTCCCGACATCGAGGTCGTCTCGCTGTGCCTGCCGCCGGTGCCGCGCTTCGACTACGCCGTCGCCGCATTGAGAGCGGGCCGGCATGTCATGCTGGAGAAACCGCCGGGCGCGACCGTTGCCGAGTGCCACGCGCTGGAGGCCATGGCGCGCGAGGCCGGCGTATCCGTCTACGCGACATGGCATTCTCGGGAAGCCGCCCAGGTGAACCAAGCCAGGGACTGGCTGAAAGACAAGCGTCTGAAATCTCTCAAGGTGACGTGGAAGGAAGACGTGCGGCGCTGGCATCCTGGCCAGGAATGGATATGGAAGGCCGGCGGACTCGGAGTGTTCGATCCCGGTATCAATGCGCTTTCCATCGTCACCGAGATCCTGCCCGACGCGATCCGCCTGACTGCCGCCTCTCTGGAGTTCCCGGAGAACCGCGAAACGCCGATCGCGGCATCCCTCGTTTTCGCGCATCCGCACGGTGCCGACATATCCGCGGTGTTCGACTGGCGGCAGGAGGGCGACCAGACCTGGATGATCGAGGCGGAAACCGATGACGGCGTGCTACGGCTTACCGAGGGCGGCGCCAGGCTGTCGATCAATGGCGAAACGGCAGCGGAACAGGATGCCGACGGCAATCCGCTGCTGGGCGAGTATCCACGACTCTACGCGAAGATGGCGAAGCTGGTGCGCGACGGCGGAATCGACATGGATCTCGCGCCGATGACGCTGGTGGCGGACGCATTTCTGCTCGGCCGCCGGGTCACGGTGGAGCCGTTCGAGGAATGA
- a CDS encoding dihydrodipicolinate synthase family protein — MKLPLAGILPVAPTPFHDDGRVDEDGMRRVIDCMIDQGVDAICILANYSEQFLLSDEERATLMRISLEHAAGRIPVIVTISHFSTDIVVGRARDAEAMGASMVMMMPPYHGAGLQAAPQGIYEHFEAVNRAIRIPIMVQDAPLSGVNLPVELLARMARELENVSYFKIECPFAADKLAALTEAAGDHIDGPFDGEEAVTLLADLDAGATGTMTSAMFPEKIRPIVTEYRAGNVEAALEQWKLCLPLINHENRQCGLRAAKTVFMEGGVIGSDFVRHPLKPMSARTRNRLLELARDLDVLALRWGK; from the coding sequence ATGAAATTGCCGCTTGCCGGAATCCTGCCTGTCGCGCCGACGCCGTTCCACGACGACGGCCGCGTTGACGAAGACGGAATGCGCCGCGTCATCGACTGCATGATTGATCAGGGCGTTGACGCGATCTGCATTCTGGCCAACTATTCCGAGCAGTTCCTGCTTTCCGACGAGGAACGCGCGACCCTGATGCGGATCAGCCTCGAACACGCGGCCGGCCGCATCCCGGTCATCGTCACGATCAGCCATTTCTCGACCGATATCGTCGTCGGCCGGGCGAGGGACGCGGAGGCGATGGGCGCGTCGATGGTGATGATGATGCCGCCCTATCACGGCGCCGGGCTGCAGGCCGCGCCGCAGGGCATATACGAGCATTTCGAGGCGGTGAACCGGGCAATCCGGATACCGATCATGGTCCAGGACGCGCCGCTTTCGGGCGTGAACCTGCCGGTGGAGTTGCTCGCCCGCATGGCACGCGAACTGGAAAACGTGTCCTACTTCAAGATCGAGTGCCCCTTCGCCGCCGACAAGCTGGCGGCACTGACAGAAGCCGCGGGCGACCATATCGACGGGCCGTTCGATGGCGAGGAGGCGGTGACGCTTCTGGCGGATCTCGATGCCGGCGCGACGGGTACGATGACATCGGCGATGTTCCCGGAAAAGATCCGGCCCATCGTCACGGAATACCGGGCGGGCAATGTCGAGGCCGCGCTGGAACAGTGGAAGCTCTGCCTGCCGCTGATAAACCACGAGAACCGCCAGTGCGGCCTCCGGGCGGCCAAGACGGTCTTCATGGAAGGCGGCGTGATCGGTAGCGATTTCGTGCGCCATCCGCTGAAGCCGATGTCGGCGCGGACGCGCAACAGGTTGCTGGAACTGGCGCGCGATCTCGACGTGCTCGCGCTGAGATGGGGCAAGTAG
- a CDS encoding SMP-30/gluconolactonase/LRE family protein, translated as MTKAATQKLPAECCELGEGPHYEADSDTAWWFDILGMKLFEHRFADGETTVHSLPRMASVVARIDGERQLLAMDDGLYLRSKGDGALSLLAPLEADNPATRSNDGRVHPSGRLWIGTMGKKAEPRAGTIYWFDGTAPRALFRGISIPNSICFSPDGRTGYFADTAVNTVWRVMLDPATGLPLGEPERFLSEEDLPLGGSFDGSVTDADGVLWNAAWGGGSVSGFAPDGKLVRTYEVPASQTSCAAFVGRELDRMLVTTAWEGLDAGARAADPGAGFTYVIEGGFKGQADTDFLHES; from the coding sequence ATTACCAAGGCGGCAACACAGAAGCTTCCCGCCGAGTGCTGCGAACTCGGAGAAGGTCCGCACTACGAGGCGGACAGCGATACCGCATGGTGGTTCGACATTCTCGGCATGAAGCTGTTCGAGCACCGCTTTGCGGATGGCGAGACGACGGTGCATTCCCTGCCCCGCATGGCCTCGGTCGTCGCACGCATCGACGGTGAGCGACAGCTTCTGGCGATGGATGACGGGCTTTATCTGCGTTCGAAGGGCGACGGCGCGTTGTCGCTGCTTGCGCCGCTGGAAGCCGACAATCCGGCGACGCGATCGAACGATGGCCGCGTGCATCCCTCGGGCCGCCTGTGGATCGGCACGATGGGGAAGAAGGCGGAACCGCGGGCCGGCACGATCTACTGGTTTGACGGCACGGCGCCGCGCGCCCTGTTCCGCGGGATATCCATTCCCAACTCGATCTGCTTCTCGCCGGACGGGCGCACCGGCTATTTCGCGGACACCGCCGTCAACACGGTCTGGCGCGTGATGCTCGATCCCGCAACGGGCTTGCCGCTTGGCGAACCGGAGAGGTTCCTGTCGGAGGAAGACCTTCCGCTCGGCGGCAGTTTCGACGGCTCCGTGACGGACGCCGACGGCGTGCTCTGGAACGCGGCATGGGGCGGAGGATCGGTGTCCGGCTTCGCGCCCGACGGAAAGCTGGTGCGGACCTACGAGGTTCCGGCCTCGCAAACAAGCTGTGCCGCCTTCGTCGGTCGTGAACTCGACCGCATGCTGGTGACGACGGCTTGGGAGGGACTGGACGCGGGGGCACGTGCGGCAGATCCGGGCGCCGGTTTCACCTACGTGATTGAAGGCGGCTTCAAGGGACAAGCCGACACGGATTTTTTGCATGAAAGCTGA